The DNA segment CCAGTCGCGCAGCAGATAGAAGCTCACCACCGGGATCAGCACCAGATTGGCCAGCCAGGCCATCAGCGCCAGGCTCGAAGCGGTGGCCTGGGAGAGCACCAGGCCAACGATATCGCCAGCCTGCCCCATATGCCCGGCCAGCGCAGTCTTGAGCTTGTCGAACCGCCAGAAGCCATCGGACAGGCCGAACTTGGCCTGCGCCCACGGCAAGGCGGTGTGTTGCAGCCAGTCGAGGATCTGCGGGGCCAGCTCATAAAGGCGGATCAACTGCTTGACCAGCATCGGCACCAGCACCAGCAGCAACGCCAGCATGATCAAGGTAAACAAACCGAACACCGCTGCTACGCCGAGGGTACGGGACAAGCCAAGACGCTCCAGGCGGTCGACCAGCGGGTCGCCCATATAGGCCAGCAGCAACGCGACCAGAAACGGCATCAGGATCGAATGCAGCGAGAATAGAAAGGCGATCAGCAGCGCCGCAGCGCCCAGCCAGTACCAGCGTTTTATGTCAGTCATTGATGTTCCTCATCAAACAACCGGTGCGCAGGAGCCACCGTTGGGTAGCGCCGCTCGCTCAGCGCAAATCAAAGGTGATCGTGGGAGCGAGCCTGCTCGCGAAGAGGCCAGTAAAGCCGGCACATTTGCCATGAACTTCAGGCAGTCTTCGCGATCAAGAATCTCCCGCAAAACCGTTACCAACGGAAATACAGTTTGCCGGCACTGACGGGCGCGCCAGCCTCAGCACCTGGCGTCGGGGCTGTAGCCGGGGCGCTGGCATCCACGGGCACAGCCTCACTGGCCGGGATTTCCTGCAGACGGGCCAGACCAAGCTGGTTACGCAGTTGCTCGGCACTGGTCCCGACCGCAAAGGTGCTGCGCTCGCCTTCGACCAGTACCAGCTTGCCGCCCATGGCTTCGAGCACCCGCATCAATTGCGCATAACGCTCAAGGTTCATGCCCTGAACCTCGAACTGCAGCGTACTGGCGGTCGCGCCGGGCTTGACCGCGAAGCGTGGCGCCAGGCGCTCGGTAACCGCCAGCAGCACGGCATCGGCCAGCGCCTCGACACTGTCGCCGCCGACATTGCCCTGCTCACGCTGCTCACCCAGCCACAGGCGCCACTGCGCCTGCCACTTGCCGCCCTCTTCACGGGCATGCACCGCCAGAATGGCGTCAGCGCCGTAACGCTCGGACGCTTGCTTGAGCTCGCCCGGATCACTGGCGGACAGATGCTGTGCGGTGCCGACACCCTGCTCGCTCAGATCGGCCAGCGGCAGCTGCATGGGCAGACCGCGATGCTGAGCGGCGCGGCGCAGCGGCGCGGCAGCCTCCTGCGCGTCGCCGACCAGATTCGAGCCTTCAGTGGAGTCGATCAGCCACCAGCCAAGAATGCTCGGGCGGTTGCTGCCCCAGATCGGCAGACCGGCCTGACGCAAGGCACGATCCGTGCTGGCCGGGTCAAAATCGACCAGCAGGGTCTGCGGCGGGCCAGGCTCATAGCCGTACTGGCTGATGATTTGTTGCGGGTCCTTGCGCACCTCGGCCAGCGCCGCCCCCTCGGCGGCCCTGGTGTTGCCGGTCAGGCGCACCACCATGGTCTGCACCGCCGCCTGGGTAGCCCGGTCACGCTCCTGGGGCGACTGACTGGTGACTGGTTCGCGGACTTGATAAAGGTCATTCACGGTCTGCGCCAAACCCGGCAGGCTCGCCAGACTCAGGCAGCCAAGAAGAAGGTAACTGGAAAAACGCATGGAAGGTTCCTGGTCTAGGAAGAACGCAGTCGCGGCACTTCGTGGTTGAGACAGCAGCGGGCGCTCAATCATTCACATTAACGTCGCGATTGTACAGCGCTGCCCTGCCCGTCGGCCCAAGGATGGCTCCAGAGCAGCAAGCCTGTTAAAATCGCGCGCCTTCACAGACCGACAATGGTATCGGCTCCGAAACAGCACTGTGCGATTGCGCAAGACTGGTCCGGACCCGGCCGCAACGGTCGATTGTCCTTCCGAATCCCCCCTAAAGGCCTGGATTTTCTATGAGCAAGCAACCTTCCCTGAGCTACAAAGACGCCGGTGTAGACATCGACGCCGGTGAAGCATTGGTCGAACGCATCAAAAGCGTCGCCAAGCGCACCGCACGTCCTGAAGTCATGGGCGGCCTGGGAGGTTTCGGCGCGCTTTGCGAAATCCCGGCCGGCTACAAGCAGCCAGTGCTGGTTTCAGGCACCGACGGCGTCGGCACCAAACTGCGCCTGGCGCTGAACCTGAACAAGCACGACAGCATTGGCCAGGATCTGGTCGCCATGTGCGTCAACGACCTGGTGGTGTGCGGTGCCGAGCCGCTGTTTTTCCTCGACTACTACGCCACCGGCAAACTGAACGTTGACGTCGCGGCGACCGTGGTCACCGGCATCGGCGCCGGTTGCGAACTGGCAGGCTGCTCGCTGGTCGGTGGCGAAACCGC comes from the Pseudomonas sp. StFLB209 genome and includes:
- a CDS encoding DUF2066 domain-containing protein, with protein sequence MRFSSYLLLGCLSLASLPGLAQTVNDLYQVREPVTSQSPQERDRATQAAVQTMVVRLTGNTRAAEGAALAEVRKDPQQIISQYGYEPGPPQTLLVDFDPASTDRALRQAGLPIWGSNRPSILGWWLIDSTEGSNLVGDAQEAAAPLRRAAQHRGLPMQLPLADLSEQGVGTAQHLSASDPGELKQASERYGADAILAVHAREEGGKWQAQWRLWLGEQREQGNVGGDSVEALADAVLLAVTERLAPRFAVKPGATASTLQFEVQGMNLERYAQLMRVLEAMGGKLVLVEGERSTFAVGTSAEQLRNQLGLARLQEIPASEAVPVDASAPATAPTPGAEAGAPVSAGKLYFRW